The proteins below are encoded in one region of Brachyspira intermedia PWS/A:
- a CDS encoding cupin domain-containing protein, protein MGNYINNIDYKKVVALKDLVTIKDISMLSLVDRKSLAMNIISADKSKEISTHTSTGDVLVTVIEGKAEIIVDGTSYETSSGESILIPANVPHSLKAIEAFKILVIQVKSE, encoded by the coding sequence ATGGGGAATTATATTAATAATATAGATTATAAAAAAGTAGTTGCTTTAAAAGATTTAGTAACAATTAAAGATATATCTATGCTTTCATTAGTTGATAGAAAAAGTTTAGCTATGAATATAATATCAGCTGATAAAAGCAAAGAAATTTCTACACATACAAGCACAGGAGATGTTTTAGTTACAGTAATTGAAGGAAAGGCGGAAATAATAGTTGATGGAACTTCATATGAAACGTCATCTGGAGAATCTATATTAATTCCTGCTAATGTTCCTCATTCATTGAAGGCTATAGAAGCATTCAAGATATTAGTTATACAAGTGAAATCCGAGTAA